The following proteins are co-located in the Doryrhamphus excisus isolate RoL2022-K1 chromosome 3, RoL_Dexc_1.0, whole genome shotgun sequence genome:
- the camta2 gene encoding calmodulin-binding transcription activator 2 isoform X2 — protein sequence MSNKEMVSTVTENKGQRKVFLPNKLLECLPRSSSLPNERLRWNTNEEIASYLVTFDKHDEWLSCSLKTRPKNGSIILYNRKKVKYRKDGYSWKKRKDGKTTREDHMKLKVQGMECLYGNYVHSSIVPTFHRRCYWLLQNPDIVLVHYLNVPSLEDSGKFSPLLCALTSRHDSMKWSRDDLLSQLKPMFHSIKASGDTVDFSIEELAQLILDRQRTKPQPRTHACLCNTSQGGNIPHSCNSTKHRIISPKLPLSSSSPLSSEAGELGGGGGDAKLPHLQAQSSPASSPRPPSTSASSPQQPHMGNHGNGFYGDHHGNLTTVALPHNAVIVMATTTPISGGAKGEDPSSQLLLPPSLHPPGKPASPCPPSPTTPSLAVPAHPPGMTTLSLAVLPSPVIGGLLLNPSSSASLCSPPPPPPLPTSPSPPLSSFSSLPPFLPPAFDPDSFLNSPKQGQTYGGPPPRSTCTPSHVICSCSPLSPSSLALSPTSTPPSSISPPSSLSSSCENDRKDSISLPPSLSLSPTSSVAPAILPLCLELGALGESEEKDQGSGDDARSLAPPTKLALLQPRHSSSGSPQQQAGHGAASLPSDGHTKQSSNQEKPYGHLPGPDTLPLPSQSHQPIPQQSDNQEDITMETSVQSTTTSQVKEVIGRGNDSDAPPMDTQLEAEPCGQEGEELVISFDSQFPDLISDLMTEDENPVPPPLSTVTDVGASQAVFPAGIRYMVPPQPSPSSSFLPFPHPQPSSSRLASITDFSPEWSYPEGGVKVLITGPWSEQRGQYLCVFDQSAVPASLIQPGVLRCYCPAHEAGLVCLHVLESGGSVSSSVLFEYRARNANSLPSSQLDWLSLDDNQFRVSILERLEQMERRMAAMAARDVTQQRQQWQQHGNRMATPPPPHTPEDCDQSSQWFERRIIRVCERMMRGVQWSGGEEERLHHSVRHRGMTLLHLAAAQGYTHLIHTLITWRHVHNDSLDLEQEVDPLNVDHFSCTPLMWACALGHQRAAELLYGWNSLALGIPDSLGRLPLAVARSRGHTCLAAALEDLHIHAHVTPRDTLAHPPASPTSTSPDTGLSSSSSLPSPSDPCSPSQSSAYSSYSAPMDTSPSSPLSPLSSTSSFPVSSPPPTSLAVSSAWGEVPNAALNRGDLMECKSESPASPVLPHMTPTLAEHLLSYSENVENEGEEEELQVDMATLAEQIIEATPERIKHEDFTRGAESLLRERRDNPAIEDTWLATYLETVDAHTQSLPRRMCPPSPLSALALQRLRPPSSVAWAEFLNASANGKMERDFALLTLTDGEQRELYEAARIIQNAFRRYKGRRLKEQQDMAAAVIQRCYRKYKQYALYKKMTQAAILIQSKFRSYYEQKRFQQSRRAAVLIQQYYRSYKEYERLKQGPGSGAGHNPRIKGTFLTKKQDQAARKIMRFLRRCRHRIKELKQNRELERRGLTT from the exons ATGAGCAACAAGGAGATGGTTTCCACAGTGACAG AGAATAAAGGCCAGAGGAAGGTGTTCCTTCCCAACAAGCTACTGGAGTGTCTCCCTCGCTCATCCAGTCTGCCAAACGAGCGTCTCAGGTGGAATACTAATGAG gagATTGCATCTTACCTGGTAACCTTTGACAAACATGATGAGTGGCTCTCTTGCAGCCTGAAAACCAG GCCAAAGAATGGTAGCATCATCCTCTACAACAGAAAGAAGGTCAAGTACAGGAAAGATGGCTACAGCTGGAAGAAACGCAAAGATGGAAAGACCACCCGAGAGGACCACATGAAGCTGAAGGTTCAAGGCATGGAG TGTCTCTATGGTAATTATGTCCATTCCTCCATCGTGCCAACATTCCACCGGCGGTGCTACTGGCTGTTGCAG AACCCAGACATTGTGCTGGTCCACTACCTGAATGTGCCCTCCCTGGAGGATTCTGGGAAATTTAGTCCACTGCTGTGTGCACTGACCAGTCGCCATGACAGCATGAAGTGGAGCCGAGATGATCTGCTGAGTCAGCTCAAGCCCATGT ttCACAGCATCAAGGCTTCCGGGGATACTGTCGATTTTAGCATCGAGGAACTTGCACAGCTCATCCTGGATCGCCAGAGAACCAAACCGCAGCCCCGCACGCACGCTTGCCTCTGCAACACCAGCCAGG GAGGGAACATTCCTCACAGCTGCAACAGCACTAAGCATCGCATCATTTCTCCCAAGCtgcccctctcctcctcctcacctctCTCCTCAGAAGCAGGGGAGCTTGGAGGCGGTGGTGGAGATGCTAAACTGCCTCACCTCCAGGCACAGAGCAGCCCCGCCTCATCCCCACGTCCCCCATCCAC CTCTGCTTCGTCCCCGCAGCAGCCTCACATGGGGAACCATGGCAACGGTTTCTATGGCGACCACCATGGCAACCTGACCACAGTGGCACTGCCACATAATGCAGTGATTGTCATGGCAACCACGACACCCATCTCAGGCGGGGCAAAAGGAGAGGATCCCTCCAGCCAGTTATTACTCCCCCCATCTCTCCACCCTCCTGGAAAACCTGCCTCCCCCTGTCCTCCCTCCCCTACAACTCCCTCCCTGGCCGTTCCTGCCCACCCACCTGGGATGACCACCCTATCACTCGCTGTCCTTCCCTCCCCGGTCATAGGAGGCCTGCTTCTCAACCCTTCCTCTTCTGCCTCCCtctgctctcctcctcctcctcctccactgccAACCTCCCCTTCCCCTCCCCTCTCATCTTTctcctctctccctcccttcctcccaccTGCATTTGACCCCGATTCCTTTCTGAACTCCCCCAAGCAGGGCCAAACATATGGCGGCCCACCTCCTCGTTCGACTTGCACCCCTTCCCATGTCATATGCTCCTGCTCCCCTCTGTCTCCTTCCTCCCTAGCGCTCTCCCCCACATCCACCCCACCCTCATCAATCTCCCCACCTTCATCGCTCTCTTCTTCCTGTGAGAATGACAGAAAGGACTCCATCTCCCTTCCCCCGTCTCTCTCGTTGTCCCCCACTTCCTCGGTGGCCCCGGCCATACTCCCCCTCTGTTTGGAACTAGGAGCTCTTGGCGAGTCAGAGGAGAAAGACCAGGGAAGTGGTGATGATGCTCGCAGCTTAGCTCCTCCCACAAAGCTAGCGCTGCTACAG CCTCGCCACTCTTCAAGTGGGTCACCCCAGCAACAGGCGGGACATGGTGCTGCTTCACTGCCCTCAGATGGCCACACCAAGCAGTCATCCAACCAGGAGAAGCCCTATGGTCACCTACCAGGACCTGATACTCTGCCCTTACCTTCTCAATCCCATCAGCCTATTCCACAACAGTCCGATAACCAAGAGGACATCACCATGGAAACCTCTGTCCAGTCGACGACCACGTCACAGGTGAAGGAGGTCATTGGGAGGGGCAATGATTCCGATGCCCCTCCCATGGACACCCAACTGGAAGCAGAGCCCTGTGGGCAGGAAGGAGAGGAGCTTGTAATCTCCTTTGATAGCCAATTCCCTGACCTCATCTCTGACCTCATGACAGAGGACGAAAATCCCGTACCACCTCCTCTGTCCACCGTCACGGATGTGGGTGCCAGCCAGGCCGTGTTCCCAGCTGGAATTCGCTACATGGTGCCGCCCCAGCCCTCCCcctcttcttccttccttccctttcctcACCCACAGCCGTCTTCATCCCGACTTGCATCCATCACTGATTTCTCACCTGAATGGTCGTACCCCGAG GGTGGGGTTAAAGTATTGATCACAGGACCATGGAGTGAGCAGCGAGGTcaatacttgtgtgtgtttgaccaGAGTGCTGTTCCGGCATCACTGATCCAGCCTGGTGTGCTGCGCTGCTACTGCCCCg CCCACGAGGCCGGCCTAGTCTGTCTTCACGTTCTGGAGTCTGGAGGTTCAGTTTCCTCATCGGTTTTGTTTGAGTACCGTGCAAGAAATGCCAACTCACTGCCCAGCTCTCAGCTCGACTGGCTCTCATTAGATG ACAATCAGTTCAGAGTGTCCATCCTGGAGCGTCTTGAGCAGATGGAGCGCAGGATGGCAGCGATGGCTGCTCGTGATGTTACACAACAACGACAGCAGTGGCAGCAGCATGGCAACCGGATGGCTACACCCCCTCCTCCACACACACCCGAGGACTGTGACCAG TCGTCCCAGTGGTTTGAGAGAAGGATCATTCGAGTGTGTGAAAGGATGATGAGAGGAGTGCAGTGGAGTGGAGGTGAAGAAGAGAGGCTTCATCACTCTGTGCGTCACCGTGGGATGACATTGCTGCACTTGGCGGCCGCGCAGGGTTACACCCACCTGATACACACGCTCATTACCTGGAG GCATGTTCACAATGACAGTTTGGACCTGGAGCAAGAGGTAGATCCTCTCAACGTGGACCACTTTTCCTGCACGCCGCTG ATGTGGGCATGTGCTCTgggccaccagagggcagcagaGCTCCTCTATGGCTGGAATAGTCTGGCTCTTGGCATCCCAGACTCACTGGGCCGTCTCCCGCTTGCTGTGGCCCGCTCCCGAGGACACACGTGTCTCGCTGCCGCTCTGGAGGACCtgcacatacatgcacatgtgACTCCCAGAGACACGCTTGCGCACCCTCCAGCCTCGCCTACGTCGACGAGCCCGGACACAG GTCTTAGCTCTTCGAGCAGCCTCCCCTCCCCTAGTGATCCCTGCTCCCCCTCCCAAAGCTCCGCCTACTCTAGTTACTCTGCCCCCATGGACACCTCTCCCTCCTCTCCCCTGTCTCCTTTATCTTCCACCTCATCCTTTCCGGTCTCGTCGCCCCCTCCTACCTCCTTGGCTGTGTCGTCTGCGTGGGGGGAGGTGCCAAACGCAG CTTTGAACCGGGGCGACCTCATGGAATGCAAGAGCGAGAGCCCTGCTTCACCAGTCCTCCCCCACATGACGCCGACGCTGGCGGAGCATCTCCTGAGCTACAGTGAGAATGTGGAGAATgaaggcgaggaggaggagctgcag GTTGACATGGCCACGCTGGCGGAGCAAATCATTGAGGCAACACCCGAGCGAATCAAACATGAGGACTTCACCAGGGGGGCAGAGTCACTGCTCCGAGAGAGGCGGGACAATCCGGCCATAGAGGACACCTGGTTGGCAACCTACCTGGAAACGGTCGATGCCCATACACAATCCCTGCCCAG GCGCATGTGCCCCCCCTCACCTCTCAGCGCATTGGCCCTCCAGAGGCTCCGCCCCCCTTCCTCTGTGGCATGGGCAGAGTTTCTCAACGCATCAGCCAATGGAAAGATGGAGAGGGACTTTGCCTTGCTGACACTTACAGACGGCGAGCAGAGGGAACTCTACGAGGCCGCCAGGATCATCCAGAATGCCTTCAGGAGATACAAG GGTCGCAGGTTGAAGGAGCAGCAGGACATGGCCGCAGCTGTCATTCAGAGATGCTACCGCAAATACAAACAG TATGCGCTCTACAAAAAGATGACACAAGCGGCCATTCTGATCCAGTCCAAGTTTCGCTCGTACTATGAGCAGAAACGCTTCCAGCAGAGTCGGCGTGCAGCTGTGCTCATCCAGCAGTACTATCGCAGCTACAAGGAGTACGAAAGGCTCAAGCAGGGCCCCGGCAGCGGTGCAGGCCACAACCCCAGAATCAA GGGGACCTTCTTGACCAAGAAGCAGGACCAGGCAGCACGCAAGATCATGAGGTTCCTGAGACGTTGCAGACACCG GATCAAGGAGCTGAAGCAGAACCGAGAACTGGAGAGGCGAGGACTGACCACGTAG
- the camta2 gene encoding calmodulin-binding transcription activator 2 isoform X1: MSNKEMVSTVTENKGQRKVFLPNKLLECLPRSSSLPNERLRWNTNEEIASYLVTFDKHDEWLSCSLKTRPKNGSIILYNRKKVKYRKDGYSWKKRKDGKTTREDHMKLKVQGMECLYGNYVHSSIVPTFHRRCYWLLQNPDIVLVHYLNVPSLEDSGKFSPLLCALTSRHDSMKWSRDDLLSQLKPMFHSIKASGDTVDFSIEELAQLILDRQRTKPQPRTHACLCNTSQGGNIPHSCNSTKHRIISPKLPLSSSSPLSSEAGELGGGGGDAKLPHLQAQSSPASSPRPPSTSASSPQQPHMGNHGNGFYGDHHGNLTTVALPHNAVIVMATTTPISGGAKGEDPSSQLLLPPSLHPPGKPASPCPPSPTTPSLAVPAHPPGMTTLSLAVLPSPVIGGLLLNPSSSASLCSPPPPPPLPTSPSPPLSSFSSLPPFLPPAFDPDSFLNSPKQGQTYGGPPPRSTCTPSHVICSCSPLSPSSLALSPTSTPPSSISPPSSLSSSCENDRKDSISLPPSLSLSPTSSVAPAILPLCLELGALGESEEKDQGSGDDARSLAPPTKLALLQPRHSSSGSPQQQAGHGAASLPSDGHTKQSSNQEKPYGHLPGPDTLPLPSQSHQPIPQQSDNQEDITMETSVQSTTTSQVKEVIGRGNDSDAPPMDTQLEAEPCGQEGEELVISFDSQFPDLISDLMTEDENPVPPPLSTVTDVGASQAVFPAGIRYMVPPQPSPSSSFLPFPHPQPSSSRLASITDFSPEWSYPEGGVKVLITGPWSEQRGQYLCVFDQSAVPASLIQPGVLRCYCPAHEAGLVCLHVLESGGSVSSSVLFEYRARNANSLPSSQLDWLSLDDNQFRVSILERLEQMERRMAAMAARDVTQQRQQWQQHGNRMATPPPPHTPEDCDQSSQWFERRIIRVCERMMRGVQWSGGEEERLHHSVRHRGMTLLHLAAAQGYTHLIHTLITWRHVHNDSLDLEQEVDPLNVDHFSCTPLMWACALGHQRAAELLYGWNSLALGIPDSLGRLPLAVARSRGHTCLAAALEDLHIHAHVTPRDTLAHPPASPTSTSPDTGLSSSSSLPSPSDPCSPSQSSAYSSYSAPMDTSPSSPLSPLSSTSSFPVSSPPPTSLAVSSAWGEVPNAALNRGDLMECKSESPASPVLPHMTPTLAEHLLSYSENVENEGEEEELQVDMATLAEQIIEATPERIKHEDFTRGAESLLRERRDNPAIEDTWLATYLETVDAHTQSLPRRMCPPSPLSALALQRLRPPSSVAWAEFLNASANGKMERDFALLTLTDGEQRELYEAARIIQNAFRRYKGRRLKEQQDMAAAVIQRCYRKYKQLTWIALKYALYKKMTQAAILIQSKFRSYYEQKRFQQSRRAAVLIQQYYRSYKEYERLKQGPGSGAGHNPRIKGTFLTKKQDQAARKIMRFLRRCRHRIKELKQNRELERRGLTT, encoded by the exons ATGAGCAACAAGGAGATGGTTTCCACAGTGACAG AGAATAAAGGCCAGAGGAAGGTGTTCCTTCCCAACAAGCTACTGGAGTGTCTCCCTCGCTCATCCAGTCTGCCAAACGAGCGTCTCAGGTGGAATACTAATGAG gagATTGCATCTTACCTGGTAACCTTTGACAAACATGATGAGTGGCTCTCTTGCAGCCTGAAAACCAG GCCAAAGAATGGTAGCATCATCCTCTACAACAGAAAGAAGGTCAAGTACAGGAAAGATGGCTACAGCTGGAAGAAACGCAAAGATGGAAAGACCACCCGAGAGGACCACATGAAGCTGAAGGTTCAAGGCATGGAG TGTCTCTATGGTAATTATGTCCATTCCTCCATCGTGCCAACATTCCACCGGCGGTGCTACTGGCTGTTGCAG AACCCAGACATTGTGCTGGTCCACTACCTGAATGTGCCCTCCCTGGAGGATTCTGGGAAATTTAGTCCACTGCTGTGTGCACTGACCAGTCGCCATGACAGCATGAAGTGGAGCCGAGATGATCTGCTGAGTCAGCTCAAGCCCATGT ttCACAGCATCAAGGCTTCCGGGGATACTGTCGATTTTAGCATCGAGGAACTTGCACAGCTCATCCTGGATCGCCAGAGAACCAAACCGCAGCCCCGCACGCACGCTTGCCTCTGCAACACCAGCCAGG GAGGGAACATTCCTCACAGCTGCAACAGCACTAAGCATCGCATCATTTCTCCCAAGCtgcccctctcctcctcctcacctctCTCCTCAGAAGCAGGGGAGCTTGGAGGCGGTGGTGGAGATGCTAAACTGCCTCACCTCCAGGCACAGAGCAGCCCCGCCTCATCCCCACGTCCCCCATCCAC CTCTGCTTCGTCCCCGCAGCAGCCTCACATGGGGAACCATGGCAACGGTTTCTATGGCGACCACCATGGCAACCTGACCACAGTGGCACTGCCACATAATGCAGTGATTGTCATGGCAACCACGACACCCATCTCAGGCGGGGCAAAAGGAGAGGATCCCTCCAGCCAGTTATTACTCCCCCCATCTCTCCACCCTCCTGGAAAACCTGCCTCCCCCTGTCCTCCCTCCCCTACAACTCCCTCCCTGGCCGTTCCTGCCCACCCACCTGGGATGACCACCCTATCACTCGCTGTCCTTCCCTCCCCGGTCATAGGAGGCCTGCTTCTCAACCCTTCCTCTTCTGCCTCCCtctgctctcctcctcctcctcctccactgccAACCTCCCCTTCCCCTCCCCTCTCATCTTTctcctctctccctcccttcctcccaccTGCATTTGACCCCGATTCCTTTCTGAACTCCCCCAAGCAGGGCCAAACATATGGCGGCCCACCTCCTCGTTCGACTTGCACCCCTTCCCATGTCATATGCTCCTGCTCCCCTCTGTCTCCTTCCTCCCTAGCGCTCTCCCCCACATCCACCCCACCCTCATCAATCTCCCCACCTTCATCGCTCTCTTCTTCCTGTGAGAATGACAGAAAGGACTCCATCTCCCTTCCCCCGTCTCTCTCGTTGTCCCCCACTTCCTCGGTGGCCCCGGCCATACTCCCCCTCTGTTTGGAACTAGGAGCTCTTGGCGAGTCAGAGGAGAAAGACCAGGGAAGTGGTGATGATGCTCGCAGCTTAGCTCCTCCCACAAAGCTAGCGCTGCTACAG CCTCGCCACTCTTCAAGTGGGTCACCCCAGCAACAGGCGGGACATGGTGCTGCTTCACTGCCCTCAGATGGCCACACCAAGCAGTCATCCAACCAGGAGAAGCCCTATGGTCACCTACCAGGACCTGATACTCTGCCCTTACCTTCTCAATCCCATCAGCCTATTCCACAACAGTCCGATAACCAAGAGGACATCACCATGGAAACCTCTGTCCAGTCGACGACCACGTCACAGGTGAAGGAGGTCATTGGGAGGGGCAATGATTCCGATGCCCCTCCCATGGACACCCAACTGGAAGCAGAGCCCTGTGGGCAGGAAGGAGAGGAGCTTGTAATCTCCTTTGATAGCCAATTCCCTGACCTCATCTCTGACCTCATGACAGAGGACGAAAATCCCGTACCACCTCCTCTGTCCACCGTCACGGATGTGGGTGCCAGCCAGGCCGTGTTCCCAGCTGGAATTCGCTACATGGTGCCGCCCCAGCCCTCCCcctcttcttccttccttccctttcctcACCCACAGCCGTCTTCATCCCGACTTGCATCCATCACTGATTTCTCACCTGAATGGTCGTACCCCGAG GGTGGGGTTAAAGTATTGATCACAGGACCATGGAGTGAGCAGCGAGGTcaatacttgtgtgtgtttgaccaGAGTGCTGTTCCGGCATCACTGATCCAGCCTGGTGTGCTGCGCTGCTACTGCCCCg CCCACGAGGCCGGCCTAGTCTGTCTTCACGTTCTGGAGTCTGGAGGTTCAGTTTCCTCATCGGTTTTGTTTGAGTACCGTGCAAGAAATGCCAACTCACTGCCCAGCTCTCAGCTCGACTGGCTCTCATTAGATG ACAATCAGTTCAGAGTGTCCATCCTGGAGCGTCTTGAGCAGATGGAGCGCAGGATGGCAGCGATGGCTGCTCGTGATGTTACACAACAACGACAGCAGTGGCAGCAGCATGGCAACCGGATGGCTACACCCCCTCCTCCACACACACCCGAGGACTGTGACCAG TCGTCCCAGTGGTTTGAGAGAAGGATCATTCGAGTGTGTGAAAGGATGATGAGAGGAGTGCAGTGGAGTGGAGGTGAAGAAGAGAGGCTTCATCACTCTGTGCGTCACCGTGGGATGACATTGCTGCACTTGGCGGCCGCGCAGGGTTACACCCACCTGATACACACGCTCATTACCTGGAG GCATGTTCACAATGACAGTTTGGACCTGGAGCAAGAGGTAGATCCTCTCAACGTGGACCACTTTTCCTGCACGCCGCTG ATGTGGGCATGTGCTCTgggccaccagagggcagcagaGCTCCTCTATGGCTGGAATAGTCTGGCTCTTGGCATCCCAGACTCACTGGGCCGTCTCCCGCTTGCTGTGGCCCGCTCCCGAGGACACACGTGTCTCGCTGCCGCTCTGGAGGACCtgcacatacatgcacatgtgACTCCCAGAGACACGCTTGCGCACCCTCCAGCCTCGCCTACGTCGACGAGCCCGGACACAG GTCTTAGCTCTTCGAGCAGCCTCCCCTCCCCTAGTGATCCCTGCTCCCCCTCCCAAAGCTCCGCCTACTCTAGTTACTCTGCCCCCATGGACACCTCTCCCTCCTCTCCCCTGTCTCCTTTATCTTCCACCTCATCCTTTCCGGTCTCGTCGCCCCCTCCTACCTCCTTGGCTGTGTCGTCTGCGTGGGGGGAGGTGCCAAACGCAG CTTTGAACCGGGGCGACCTCATGGAATGCAAGAGCGAGAGCCCTGCTTCACCAGTCCTCCCCCACATGACGCCGACGCTGGCGGAGCATCTCCTGAGCTACAGTGAGAATGTGGAGAATgaaggcgaggaggaggagctgcag GTTGACATGGCCACGCTGGCGGAGCAAATCATTGAGGCAACACCCGAGCGAATCAAACATGAGGACTTCACCAGGGGGGCAGAGTCACTGCTCCGAGAGAGGCGGGACAATCCGGCCATAGAGGACACCTGGTTGGCAACCTACCTGGAAACGGTCGATGCCCATACACAATCCCTGCCCAG GCGCATGTGCCCCCCCTCACCTCTCAGCGCATTGGCCCTCCAGAGGCTCCGCCCCCCTTCCTCTGTGGCATGGGCAGAGTTTCTCAACGCATCAGCCAATGGAAAGATGGAGAGGGACTTTGCCTTGCTGACACTTACAGACGGCGAGCAGAGGGAACTCTACGAGGCCGCCAGGATCATCCAGAATGCCTTCAGGAGATACAAG GGTCGCAGGTTGAAGGAGCAGCAGGACATGGCCGCAGCTGTCATTCAGAGATGCTACCGCAAATACAAACAG CTAACATGGATAGCTCTAAAG TATGCGCTCTACAAAAAGATGACACAAGCGGCCATTCTGATCCAGTCCAAGTTTCGCTCGTACTATGAGCAGAAACGCTTCCAGCAGAGTCGGCGTGCAGCTGTGCTCATCCAGCAGTACTATCGCAGCTACAAGGAGTACGAAAGGCTCAAGCAGGGCCCCGGCAGCGGTGCAGGCCACAACCCCAGAATCAA GGGGACCTTCTTGACCAAGAAGCAGGACCAGGCAGCACGCAAGATCATGAGGTTCCTGAGACGTTGCAGACACCG GATCAAGGAGCTGAAGCAGAACCGAGAACTGGAGAGGCGAGGACTGACCACGTAG